TTACATGGCAGGGGAAATTGTGAAATAAAAGATAGAagagaaagaaatagaaagaaaacagAGGCAAATAATAATAGCAATGGAGACCTCACGAAAGAACTCCGTCCAGAAGTGAAATGCGTGAAGAGAAGTGACCACAGGAAAGGCTTGATAAGAGGCATGTGATGGCAGGATCAGGGTTTAGAGGGAAGTGATGTCATTAAGGGCATTGTCCAACTCCTCACTGATAGCCTTGTACTTCATCTTCTGAGCATAGACCTCATCTGTGGATCACAGCACCACAAGACAGAGGACACAGCAAACCCACATGGGGGAGGGGGACACAGGTTAATAAGTGATAAAACGTGTGTGTTACGAAGGGTGACACAAAAAGATCCAGCCATGACATTGCGgtgtgataacaaaaaaaaggaacaggaaaaaaaggcagaaaaaaagatttttgaagaTGGATAGAAAACACATAAGCGAGTTTAACAATACTATTCACACAATCAACTCACTAACACTTTTCTGgggtcaatgctacccagaaatTTCTGCCCCTAACTCTAAAGTATACTGCAATAGGTATGTACTGATcactgcccctcccacaatgggggggTTTATCCCAGTAGTTTGTTTCTCCGCCCCTCccacattggggagatttcccccattAGTTTGtatctgcccctcccacaatggggagatttcctccaGTAGTTTGAacctgcccctcccacaatggggagatttcccccagtactTTGTGTCTGCCActcccacaatagggagatttccccccaatagtttgtgtctctgcccctcccacgaTGAGGAGATTTatcccagtagtttgtgtctcttcccctcccacaatggggagatttcccccagtagtttgtgtctctgcccctcccacaatggggagatttcccccagtagtttgtgtctctgcccctcccacaatgcgGAGTTTCTTAAGATCTAACAAGTCACCCAGATCTATGGGATCTATGACCAGATCTATGATATTAATAACTGGATCTTTGGGATCTATGACTTGATATATGGGATCTATGATTGGATCTATGGGATCTATGATCCTATCTATGGGATCTATGACCGGATGTATGATATTTATAACTGAATCTATGGGATCTATGACTTGATATATGGAATCCATGATTAGATCTATGGGATCTATGATCATATCTATGAGATCTATGACCGGATCTATGAGATCTATGACAGGATCTATGATATTTATAACTGGATCTATGGGATCTATGACTGGATTATGTGATCTATGATTGGATCTATGATATATTTACTGGATCTATGGGATCTATGACTTGATATATGGGATTTATGATTGGATCTATGGGATCTATGATCATATCTATGAGATCTATGACGGGATCTATGACCGAATCTATGATATTTATAACTGGATCTATGGGATCTATGACTTGATATATGGGATCCATGATTGGATCTATGGGATCTATGATCATATCTATGGGATATTGCTTGGAGAGAAATATTGAGGGTTAAGTACAAGAAAGACATTGTGCAGAAAGTATAAATGTTATGGACGCAGAGTTTTGTGAGAATTGGCGCAGTCTCTTCTATAGGTGGCCATGAAATTTGTGTATTCAGCAGAAAGAAAGTTTCAGGACAGAGATATAGAGAGACGGGGGAAGAGACAGGAAGAGACAGTCTCCTCTCCGGTACCTCTTCCTCTGCTGCTATCAGAGATTTCAAGGCTTGGTCCATTGTTCGCAGCTCTGTTTCTAGCTGTCGGTAGCGACTTGGAAAGGAAGAATGGAAGAACGTTATGAGTATGGTGAGGTCTCCTAAtgataattaaataaatagaattttcagAAGATTCAGTAAATGACGGGACCAGCAATATCCAGAGACCTCAAGACTGCGGTACTGATACTCTGGTTCCATGATACCACTGCTGCAATACTAACATCCTCACCAGCATTAAGATTCATGAAAAATGTCTCACCTCTCAGCAACCTCAGCTCTCTCCTCAGATCGTTCCAGCTCTCCCTCAATAATGACCAGTTTGCGGGCAACCTGAGAACATACAAAATTAGTATAATACAAATNNNNNNNNNNNNNNNNNNNNNNNNNNNNNNNNNNNNNNNNNNNNNNNNNNNNNNNNNNNNNNNNNNNNNNNNNNNNNNNNNNNNNNNNNNNNNNNNNNNNNNNNNNNNNNNNNNNNNNNNNNNNNNNNNNNNNNNNNNNNNNNNNNNNNNNNNNNNNNNNNNNNNNNNNNNNNNNNNNNNNNNNNNNNNNNNNNNNNNNNNNNNNNNNNNNNNNNNNNNNNNNNNNNNNNNNNNNNNNNNNNNNNNNNNNNNNNNNNNNNNNNNNNNNNNNNNNNNNNNNNNNNNNNNNNNNNNNNNNNNNNNNNNNNNNNNNNNNNNNNNNNNNNNNNNNNNNNNNNNNNNNNNNNNNNNNNNNNNNNNNNNNNNNNNNNNNNNNNNNNNNNNNNNNNNNNNNNNNNNNNNNNNNNNNNNNNNNNNNNNNNNNNNNNNNNNNNNNNNNNNNNNNNNNNNNNNNNNNNNNNNNNNNNNNNNNNNNNNNNNNNNNNNNNNNNNNNNNNNNNNNNNNNNNNNNNNNNNNNNNNNNNNNNNNNNNNNNNNNNNNNNNNNNNNNNNNNNNNNNNNNNNNNNNNNNNNNNNNNNNNNNNNNNNNNNNNNNNNNNNNNNNNNNNNNNNNNNNNNNNNNNNNNNNNNNNNNNNNNNNNNNNNNNNNNNNNNNNNNNNNNNNNNNNNNNNNNNNNNNNNNNNNNNNNNNNNNNNNNNNNNNNNNNNNNNNNNNNNNNNNNNNNNNNNNNNNNNNNNNNNNNNNNNNNNNNNNNNNNNNNNNNNNNNNNNNNNNNNNNNNNNNNNNNNNNNNNNNNNNNNNNNNNNNNNNNNNNNNNNNNNNNNNNNNNNNNNNNNNNNNNNNNNNNNNNNNNNNNNNNNNNNNNNNNNNNNNNNNNNNNNNNNNNNNNNNNNNNNNNNNNNNNNNNNNNNNNNNNNNNNNNNNNNNNNNNNNNNNNNNNNNNNNNNNNNNNNNNNNNNNNNNNNNNNNNNNNNNNNNNNNNNNNNNNNNNNNNNNNNNNNNNNNNNNNNNNNNNNNNNNNNNNNNNNNNNNNNNNNNNNNNNNNNNNNNNNNNNNNNNNNNNNNNNNNNNNNNNNNNNNNNNNNNNNNNNNNNNNNNNNNNNNNNNNNNNNNNNNNNNNNNNNNNNNNNNNNNNNNNNNNNNNNNNNNNNNNNNNNNNNNNNNNNNNNNNNNNNNNNNNNNNNNNNNNNNNNNNNNNNNNNNNNNNNNNNNNNNNNNNNNNNNNNNNNNNNNNNNNNNNNNNNNNNNNNNNNNNNNNNNNNNNNNNNNNNNNNNNNNNNNNNNNNNNNNNNNNNNNNNNNNNNNNNNNNNNNNNNNNNNNNNNNNNNNNNNNNNNNNNNNNNNNNNNNNNNNNNNNNNNNNNNNNNNNNNNNNNNNNNNNNNNNNNNNNNNNNNNNNNNNNNNNNNNNNNNNNNNNNNNNNNNNNNNNNNNNNNNNNNNNNNNNNNNNNNNNNNNNNNNNNNNNNNNNNATGATATCCCAGGAGAGATCTATAATCTGTGTTCTGTGATGTCTCAGGAGAGATCTATGATCTGTGATATCACAGGAGAGATCTTTAAACTTTGATCTATGATGTCCCAGTAGTGATCAATAACCTTTGTTCTGTGATATCCCAGAAGAGATATATGAACTGTGATCTGTGCTATCCCAAAAGAGATCTATAACATGTAATCTGTGATATCCCAGGAGAGATCTATTACCTGTGATCTGTCATATACCAGGATAGATCTATGACTTGTGACCTCTGATATCACAGTGGACATCTATAACCTGTGATCTGTGAAGTTGCAGGAGAGATCCTTACCTGTGATCTATGATATCCGAGAAGAGATTTATTACCTGTGATCTGGTTTATTGCAGGAGAGATCTATACCTTTTGATCTGTGATGTCCCAGGAGAGATCTATAACCTGTGATCTATGATATTCCAGGGGAGATCAAAAACCTATGATCTGTGGTATTCCAGGAGAGATCTATAACCTGTTATCTGTGTTATCCCAAAATAGATCTATAACCTATGATCTGTGATATCCCAGGAAAGATCTATAAGTTGTGATCAATGATATCCCAGAAGGAATCTATACCCTGTGATCAGTGATGTCCCAGGAGAGATCGATTACCTTTGATCTGTGATGTCCCATGAGAAATCTAAAATATGTGATCTGTGAAATCCCAAAAGTGATCTATAAGCTGTGATCTATGATATCCAAGGAGAGAACTAAAAACCTGTGATCTGCTATGACCTAGGAGAGACCTATAACCCGTGATCTGTGATATCTCAGGGAAGACCTATAACTTGTGATCTGTGATGTCCCAGGAGAGATCTATAACCTGTGATCTGTGATATATCAGGAGAGATCTATAACCTGTGATATGTATTATCCCAAATAACATCTATAACTTGTGATCTGTGATATCCTAGGAAAGATCTATACCCTGTGATCTATGATATCCCTGGAGAGATTCATATATTGTGATCAATTATATCCCAGAAGGGATCTATACCCTGTGATCAATTATATCCCAGAAGGGATCTATACCCTGTGATCAATTATATCCCAGAAGGGATCTATACCCTGTGATTTGTGATATCTCAGGGGAGACCTATAACCTGTGATCTGTGTTATCCCAAAGGAGATTTATAACTTGTGATCTGTGATATCCCAGGAAAGATCTATAAATTGTGATCGATGATATCCCAGAAGGAATCTATACCCTGTGATCAGTGATGTCACAGGAGAGATCCATTATCTTTGATCTGTGATGTCCCATGAAAGATCTAAAACCTGTGATCTGTGAAATCCCAAAAATGATCTATAAACTGGGATCTATGATATCCCAGTAGAGATCTATAACCTGTAATCAGTAATATCCAAGAAGAGATTTATAACCTGTGATCTGTTATGTCTCAGGGGATATCCATAAGCTTTGATCATTGATATCCAAGAAGAGATCTATAACTTGTTATCTGTGATGTCCCTGGAGAGATCTATAACCTTGAATCTATGATATCCCAGGAGAGATTTATAACCTGTGATCTGCTATTTCTAAGGAGAGATCCAAAAGCTTTGATCTATGATATCCAAGGAGAGATCTTTAACCTGTGATCTGTGATGTCCCAAGAAAGATCTATAACTTGAAATCTATGATATTCCAGGAGAGATCTATAACTTGTGATCTATGATATTCCAGTAGAGATCTATAACTTGTGATCTATGATATCCCAGAAGAGATCTATACCCTGTGATCTGTGATGTCCCAAGAGAGATCTATAACCTGTGATCTATTATATCCCAGGAGAGATCTATAACCTATGATCTGAGATATCCCAGGAGAGATCTATAACCTGTGATCTTTGATGTCCCAAATGAAATCTATAACCTGTGATCTGTGAAATCCCAAAAGTGATCTATAACCTGTGATCCGTGATATCCCATGAGAGATCTATAACCTTAGATCTATGATATCCCAGGAGAGATTTCTAACCTGTTATCTGGGATTTCTCAGGAGAGATGAATAACCTTTGATCTGTGTTATTCCTGGAGAGATCTGTGATCTATGATATCCCAGGAGAGATCTATAACCTTTGATCTGTTATGTTCCAGGAGAGATCTTTAACCTTTGATCTGTTATGTTCCAGGAGAGATCTATAACTTTTGATCTGTTATGTTCCAGGAGAGATCTTTAACCTTTGATCTGTTATGTTCCAGGAGAGATCTATAACCTGTGATCTGAGTGATATTTTATGTACACTAAATCTTGCTTCCTACATTCTGCATTCCATGCCCTGAGCAATAAATCTGAAGCCCTGTGTGAGAACTCGGTTTTCttgaatgggggaggggggcttcTATAATTCATATCTTTGATGGGCACCATATCCTGTGTTCTGTGTGGGGACTTCTGAGTACTAGATCCTATTTCCTGAAGTATAAGATCATATGTCCTAGGTCAATATGATATCATGTTCTGGGTACTACATACCCTGGCACTAAATATCAGATCTTTGCTGGGCACCAGATTCTTACTCCAAGTGGATTCCATATCTCTAGTGAACATTTTGTGAGTGGACACCAAACAAACCTTTCGCTCTCATCCACGGCCTTCTCAGTCTCCTCCAGTTTCTGCAGAGCTGTTGCCAAACGTTCCTGGGCCCGGTCCAACTCTTCCTCTACCAGCTGGATACGTCTGTTCAGAGAGGCCACATCAGATTCAGCCTAAAAGATGGCGGAGAAGAAAGGAAGGTTCAGGAATATCACAACCAGTCTACTGCCTTCATTGACCAAAATTCAAAACCTTTTCGTGGCCAATAAAATTCACAATTCACATTAGTGGAAACTTGTGATGTTACAATTTGGAGGCCGCTACTGCTGACCGCCCCTTATGAAATTTTTTGTTTCCTGATGGTCATATGGATGCGATGCTCTCACCTGACATTACCCTGACATGCCCCTGACACTCACCTGACACCTCCCTGCAACATCCCTGAAACTCCCCTGACACCTCCCTGACACTCACCTGACACTCACCTGACACCTCCCTGCAATCTGGACATCTGTCAGATATTGGTTGGACCCCAGGGCAGTCTGTCCCAGGGATGGAGGTTGAGGGGTCTTCGCCTTACCCTCTCCCGATTCTGTCTCTCCACATCCAGTTCCCTCTGCCAAACATCGGCTCGATTCTCTGCATCGTCCACCAACTGCTGAAGGTTTTGGATCTTCTTCCTGACGCCCTCTATGGACTGGGCAGCGGGCAGAAGCGACCTACAGACAAGTCTGTACTAAATCTTATCTTACCAGCAGCTAGCACTGATAAAATGTCAGCTCTTGCGGCATCTCATCACACCCACATGTGCCACTAGTAGAATGAGAAAAGCCAATCATAGAGAATACAGGGACAGAACGATGGGTGATGAGTGCAGCATCAGGAGGGAAGACaccagaaaaagagagagagacagctGAGATGAGAGACCTTGCAGGGAATGTAATGTGATCCCACCttaaatgacagctgtcatacCTCATCCTGAGCCCGAACTGTCCTCCAGAGAGACTGAGCCTCCAACATCCCTACTTTAACCCTAGGGTCCAATCCCCACCCTCTCCTCTCCACCACTCCTCCAACATTCCTACATCCACCCTCCACCACTCTTCAATATTCCTGCATCCACCCCAGAGTCCAATCCACACCCCATCTCTCCTTCACAACCACCCATCCCTCCAACACCCTGTCCCATTTTTTTAATGCCTCCTTTCAACCTATTAGCCCTTTTCCAATAACCAACAACCCATTTTCTTACTCTCTTGTCCTTCTCCCATCTTTATATCCTTTCTAGCAACCCATGGACATCATACATACAACACGAACCATCACCAGCATGGAtaaattatgcaattttattggccACTCATTTCACATTTAGATAACACTTTAAGAGAACACTTTATACATTGTGATTACACGGCGACTCCCCACAAACATGTCCATGACCCAGCATGGTTCCCAAGCCCAGATTAAGAAGCCATAGCCATATCCCAGGGCCATATCACCAAACTACAGAGTATAGGGGGAAGGGGTAGAAAGTGTACTGGGGGTTGTTAGAAAAGGGATAAAGAGTGGGGTGGAGGAAAGGATGCTGAAGGGGCTGCTTGGAAAGTGGGGTGAAGGAAAGGGCGTAAAAGGGACTGCTTGGAAAGCGGGGTAAGGGTAAGGATGATGAAAGGGTAGTTACCAAAGTTGGGTGAAGCAAAGGATGATGAAGGGGCTGCTTGGAAAGTGAAGTTAAGGAAATGGTTATAAAGGAGCAGTTTGCAAAATGTGGTGAAGGTAAGGGTGATGAATGGGCTGCTTGAAAAAAGGGTAAAAGGAAAGGGTGCAAAAGAAACTGATTGGATAGAGGGGTGAAGGAAAGGGTGAGGAAGGGGCTGCATGGAAAGTAAAAAGAGATCTTTGGAAAGGATGATGCTCCTGCAGGAGAGAGATCACTAATACAATAACATTCACTTACATCTGCTGCTTTCTTCTCGGCCAATTCCAGCCTCTCCTGAGCATCCTTCACGGACTCTGAATATTTCTCCACCTCGTCCTCTGTCCCCTTCAGCTTCTTCTGCATGCCCATCACCTCCTCT
This Pyxicephalus adspersus chromosome 6, UCB_Pads_2.0, whole genome shotgun sequence DNA region includes the following protein-coding sequences:
- the TPM2 gene encoding tropomyosin beta chain (The sequence of the model RefSeq protein was modified relative to this genomic sequence to represent the inferred CDS: added 232 bases not found in genome assembly), whose translation is MDAIKKKMQMLKLDKENAIDRAEQAETEKKQAEDRCKQLEEEVMGMQKKLKGTEDEVEKYSESVKDAQERLELAEKKAADAESDVASLNRRIQLVEEELDRAQERLATALQKLEETEKAVDESERGMKVIENRATKDEEKMHDQDLQLKEAKHVAEDSDRKYEEVARKLVIIEGELERSEERAEVAESRYRQLETELRTMDQALKSLIAAEEEVPERRLSLPVSSPVSLYLCPETFFLLNTQISWPPIEETAPILTKLCVHNIYTFCTMSFLYLTLNISLQTDEVYAQKMKYKAISEELDNALNDITSL